One Haloplanus vescus DNA window includes the following coding sequences:
- a CDS encoding succinate dehydrogenase/fumarate reductase iron-sulfur subunit, which translates to MSTQRQQPETETESAETTSEEQRDEARQSAERRERKRVEAEERAAAEAERYHLKVFRYDPEVEGKQEPRFDSFHVPYETGMTVLDALIYARDEFDASLTFRHSCRQAICGSDALFINGSQRLGCQTQLSDLDQPVRVEPLPHADVVKDLVVDMEHFYDQMEAVEPYFQTSERPEGELEEQRQSRENREKIKKSTRCIWCGACMSSCNIAAGDNEYLGPAAINKAYRFAMDEREGEDMKQQRLEIIEQEHGVWRCQTQFSCTEVCPKDIPLTEHIQELKREAVKSNLKFW; encoded by the coding sequence ATGAGCACGCAACGCCAACAGCCAGAGACCGAGACGGAGAGCGCGGAAACCACGTCGGAGGAGCAACGCGACGAGGCGCGCCAGAGCGCCGAGCGGCGAGAGCGAAAGCGCGTCGAAGCCGAGGAACGGGCCGCCGCCGAGGCGGAGCGTTACCACCTGAAGGTGTTCCGCTACGACCCCGAAGTCGAGGGCAAACAGGAGCCACGCTTCGACAGCTTCCACGTTCCCTACGAGACGGGGATGACCGTCCTCGACGCACTCATCTACGCGCGCGACGAGTTCGACGCCAGCCTCACCTTCCGACACTCGTGTCGGCAGGCCATCTGTGGCTCGGACGCCCTCTTCATCAACGGGTCACAGCGGCTCGGGTGTCAGACCCAACTCTCGGACCTCGACCAACCGGTTCGGGTCGAACCACTCCCCCACGCCGACGTGGTGAAGGACCTCGTCGTCGACATGGAGCACTTCTACGACCAGATGGAAGCTGTCGAGCCGTACTTCCAGACGTCGGAGCGACCGGAGGGCGAGTTAGAGGAGCAACGACAGAGCCGCGAGAACCGCGAGAAAATCAAGAAATCGACGCGGTGTATCTGGTGTGGCGCGTGCATGTCCTCGTGCAACATCGCGGCAGGCGACAACGAGTATCTCGGCCCGGCGGCCATCAACAAGGCCTACCGGTTCGCGATGGACGAACGCGAGGGCGAGGACATGAAACAGCAGCGCCTCGAAATCATCGAACAGGAACACGGCGTCTGGCGGTGTCAGACGCAGTTCTCCTGTACCGAGGTGTGTCCGAAGGACATCCCGTTGACCGAGCACATCCAGGAGCTGAAGCGTGAGGCAGTCAAGAGCAACCTGAAATTTTGGTAA
- a CDS encoding succinate dehydrogenase: MAERYSSFEAGGRLWLWQRITAAFLVVVLAFHFFLLHFVHHADEVTFAMSAGRMETWSYYSLMILFLVTATFHGVNGVYNALINVGLTGTKRRIVKGALIVASLLLLVQGFRTANAWAGIDLLPIL; the protein is encoded by the coding sequence ATGGCGGAGCGCTACTCCTCGTTCGAGGCGGGCGGTCGGCTGTGGCTCTGGCAGCGCATCACCGCCGCCTTCCTCGTCGTCGTCCTCGCCTTCCACTTCTTCCTCCTCCACTTCGTCCACCACGCCGACGAAGTGACCTTCGCCATGAGCGCCGGGCGGATGGAGACGTGGAGTTACTACTCGCTGATGATTCTCTTTCTGGTGACCGCGACGTTCCACGGCGTCAACGGCGTCTACAACGCGCTCATCAACGTCGGGCTGACCGGGACGAAGCGCCGAATCGTCAAGGGCGCCCTCATCGTCGCCAGCCTCCTCTTGCTCGTGCAAGGGTTCCGCACCGCGAACGCGTGGGCCGGCATCGACCTCCTTCCCATCCTATGA
- the sdhC gene encoding succinate dehydrogenase, cytochrome b556 subunit yields MSQSYDRGLIEDFGRWREFSAGMWAWIFHKFTGWVLIGYLFTHIAVLSTALTSASADPATVAANQDLYTQTIRTLEGLFVVRILEVGLLAVAVFHMLNGTRLLLVDLGIGLEAQDKSFYASLILTGAIVVASIPTFLAGVSL; encoded by the coding sequence ATGAGTCAGTCCTATGATCGGGGCCTCATCGAGGACTTCGGTCGATGGCGGGAGTTCTCGGCCGGAATGTGGGCCTGGATCTTCCACAAGTTCACCGGCTGGGTGCTGATCGGGTATCTCTTCACCCACATCGCCGTCCTGAGTACGGCGCTCACGTCGGCCAGCGCCGACCCCGCGACGGTCGCGGCGAATCAGGACCTCTACACGCAGACCATCCGGACGCTGGAGGGTCTGTTCGTGGTCCGAATCCTCGAAGTCGGACTGCTGGCGGTGGCAGTCTTCCACATGCTGAACGGGACGCGACTCCTCTTGGTCGACCTCGGAATCGGCCTCGAAGCGCAGGACAAGAGCTTCTACGCCTCCCTGATTCTGACGGGTGCCATCGTCGTCGCGAGCATCCCCACCTTCCTCGCGGGGGTGTCGCTCTGA
- a CDS encoding succinylglutamate desuccinylase/aspartoacylase family protein — protein MDADAAFTYNGGKVAPGERQNLRYAVSETYLGDPVRIPVTIVNGERPGPTVFLSAAAHGDELNGIEVVREVAFEWDLDDLAGTIVCLPVLNVPGFLTQQRYLPIYDRDLNRSFPGDPDSTSAKRMADAIFRNFIEPCDFGLDFHTSTRGRTNMLHVRADTDDNAVSRLAHAFGASVVIDGAGSDGTLRGEATRAGVPTVTVEMGQAHRFERGLIDDALDGVESVFAEYGLRDADRVRWPGWRTVVTEKTWLRADAGGMVDMHYDRGALVREGDRVCTITDPFKAEGTPVHAPFTGVLIGVLENPVVYPGNPICHVAELDAETAAIVARRQAGR, from the coding sequence ATGGACGCGGACGCGGCCTTCACATACAACGGCGGGAAGGTCGCCCCCGGCGAGCGACAGAACCTGCGCTACGCGGTCAGCGAGACGTATCTCGGCGACCCGGTGCGGATTCCGGTGACTATCGTCAACGGCGAGCGACCGGGGCCGACGGTGTTCCTGTCGGCGGCGGCCCACGGCGACGAACTCAACGGCATCGAAGTGGTCCGCGAGGTGGCCTTCGAGTGGGACCTCGACGACCTCGCGGGGACCATCGTCTGCCTGCCGGTGTTGAACGTGCCGGGCTTTCTCACCCAGCAGCGCTACCTCCCCATCTACGACCGCGACCTCAACCGGTCGTTTCCGGGGGACCCCGACTCGACGAGTGCGAAGCGGATGGCCGACGCCATCTTCAGGAACTTCATCGAGCCCTGCGACTTCGGCCTCGACTTCCACACGTCGACGCGCGGGCGGACGAACATGCTCCACGTCCGGGCGGACACGGACGACAACGCAGTCTCTCGGCTGGCCCACGCCTTCGGCGCGAGCGTCGTCATCGACGGCGCGGGGAGCGACGGGACGCTCCGCGGCGAGGCGACGCGGGCGGGCGTGCCGACGGTGACCGTCGAGATGGGGCAGGCCCACCGGTTCGAACGCGGACTCATCGACGACGCCCTCGACGGCGTCGAGAGCGTGTTCGCGGAGTACGGCCTGCGCGACGCTGACCGCGTCCGCTGGCCGGGGTGGCGGACGGTCGTGACAGAGAAGACGTGGCTCCGGGCCGATGCCGGCGGGATGGTCGACATGCATTACGACCGCGGTGCCCTCGTCCGCGAGGGCGACCGTGTCTGCACCATCACCGACCCGTTCAAGGCGGAGGGGACGCCGGTCCACGCGCCCTTTACCGGCGTCCTCATCGGCGTCCTCGAAAACCCCGTGGTCTATCCGGGCAACCCCATCTGTCACGTGGCGGAGCTCGACGCCGAGACGGCAGCCATCGTCGCACGCCGACAGGCAGGTCGATGA
- a CDS encoding DUF1405 domain-containing protein — MSSFDGGRYLEYYLGHAPSLSTLLVANGLAFLVGVSFYVHADPSLADLPSLLYPLFGDSPTALALVTLSLATLLPTLGTPVSDAPANVPLAYLHTFAFVWLIKYGLWTVVALNLHPELYVGFSGAALWDYWGIMLTHALFVVEAFAIPYYGRTTGRALVVALAALLVNDAFDYGLGYYPPLRYEPGLPLLLATVLLSVGAVVLAHRHFDRLGGDASRGAER; from the coding sequence ATGAGTTCGTTCGACGGCGGTCGCTACCTGGAGTACTACCTCGGTCACGCCCCGAGTCTCTCGACGCTCCTCGTCGCCAACGGCCTCGCCTTCCTCGTCGGCGTGAGCTTCTACGTCCACGCCGACCCCTCGCTCGCCGACCTACCCTCCCTCCTCTATCCGCTCTTCGGCGACTCGCCGACGGCGCTCGCACTCGTCACGCTCTCGCTCGCGACGTTGCTGCCGACGCTCGGGACGCCCGTCAGCGACGCCCCCGCGAACGTCCCGCTGGCCTATCTCCACACGTTCGCGTTCGTCTGGCTAATCAAATACGGTCTCTGGACCGTCGTCGCACTCAACCTCCATCCCGAACTGTACGTGGGATTCAGCGGCGCCGCGCTCTGGGACTACTGGGGCATCATGCTCACGCACGCGCTCTTCGTCGTCGAGGCGTTCGCCATCCCCTACTACGGCCGGACGACCGGCCGCGCACTCGTCGTCGCCCTCGCGGCGCTTCTCGTCAACGACGCCTTCGACTACGGCCTCGGCTACTACCCGCCGCTCCGCTACGAACCGGGACTGCCGCTACTCCTCGCGACGGTCCTGCTCTCGGTCGGTGCCGTCGTCCTCGCGCACCGCCACTTCGACCGACTGGGTGGCGACGCTTCACGGGGGGCCGAGCGATGA
- a CDS encoding DNA-3-methyladenine glycosylase family protein, translating into MTDADPHDILRTDPVMAGLVDTHGPLTVQPADDEFRRLVVSIVNQQLSTASASAIRERLFDHLGDVTPAAILDADTEALRETGLSGTKVEYLRNAARAFEERDLTRAGLADHPDDAVVDELTRIRGVGEWTAEMYLLFVLGREDVLPLGDLAIRRGLEDLYGCDSREEMREVAAAWRPYRSYGTRYVWAHYES; encoded by the coding sequence ATGACCGACGCCGACCCGCACGATATCCTCCGCACCGACCCCGTGATGGCCGGACTCGTCGACACGCACGGCCCGCTGACGGTCCAGCCCGCCGACGACGAGTTCCGCCGCCTCGTCGTCAGCATCGTCAACCAGCAACTATCGACGGCGAGCGCGTCGGCCATCCGCGAGCGACTCTTCGACCACCTCGGCGACGTGACGCCCGCCGCGATACTGGACGCCGACACCGAGGCGCTCCGTGAGACGGGGCTCTCCGGCACCAAAGTCGAGTACCTCCGCAACGCCGCCCGCGCCTTCGAGGAGCGTGACCTCACCCGCGCGGGCCTCGCCGACCACCCCGACGACGCCGTCGTCGACGAACTCACTCGGATTCGCGGCGTCGGGGAATGGACCGCCGAGATGTACCTCCTGTTCGTCCTCGGGCGCGAGGACGTCCTCCCACTCGGTGACCTCGCGATTCGCCGAGGGCTGGAGGACCTGTACGGCTGTGACTCCCGCGAGGAGATGCGCGAGGTGGCGGCGGCGTGGCGCCCCTACCGCTCCTACGGCACGCGCTACGTGTGGGCGCACTACGAGAGCTGA
- a CDS encoding CNNM domain-containing protein, whose product MTPLEVGLRLIAGLLLILTNGFFVAIEFALTRVRQYPESEFDTPALERAWEMTQDLEIYLTSCQVGITASSIAVGIVAEPALAALVEPYVAGTALASVGAGAIVAFAIINLVHLTHGEQTPTYLGVERSKFVCRYGARPLYWFAKLISPIMRVGDSVAKGTLKLFGIEMTGAWLETEEQVIESRADLRNRLGSLLDEGDLADERREEVLNALAVDETPVSDIVTPPEDIVAVSTTASVEENLATMRATPHVRFPLVGETLADFRGVVYTPSVLTHLEALERGERTFEDIAAPPMTLAATTNVSDAFDQFQTQEQELALVLEDGEVVGLLTATDALEAVMGELEDPLDRAYGDSS is encoded by the coding sequence ATGACACCGCTCGAGGTCGGCCTTCGGTTAATCGCCGGTCTCCTCCTGATACTCACCAACGGCTTCTTCGTCGCCATCGAGTTCGCGCTCACGCGGGTCCGCCAGTACCCCGAATCGGAGTTCGACACGCCCGCGCTCGAACGCGCGTGGGAGATGACACAGGACCTCGAAATCTACCTGACGAGCTGTCAGGTGGGCATCACCGCCTCCAGCATCGCGGTCGGTATCGTCGCCGAACCGGCGCTCGCGGCGCTGGTCGAACCCTACGTCGCCGGGACGGCGCTGGCGTCGGTGGGCGCGGGCGCAATCGTCGCGTTCGCGATTATCAACCTCGTCCACCTCACCCACGGGGAGCAGACGCCGACGTATCTCGGCGTCGAGCGCTCGAAGTTCGTCTGTCGCTACGGGGCGCGCCCGCTCTACTGGTTCGCGAAACTCATCTCGCCCATCATGCGAGTCGGCGACAGCGTGGCGAAGGGGACGCTCAAGCTGTTCGGAATCGAGATGACGGGCGCATGGCTCGAAACCGAAGAGCAGGTCATCGAGTCGCGGGCGGACCTCCGCAACCGACTCGGCTCGCTCCTCGACGAGGGTGACCTCGCCGACGAGCGCCGAGAGGAGGTGCTCAACGCCCTCGCCGTCGACGAAACGCCCGTCTCGGACATCGTGACGCCCCCCGAGGACATCGTGGCGGTGTCGACGACGGCGTCGGTCGAGGAGAACCTCGCGACGATGCGGGCGACGCCGCACGTCCGGTTCCCGCTGGTCGGGGAGACGCTCGCGGACTTCCGGGGCGTGGTCTACACGCCCTCGGTGCTGACGCATCTGGAGGCGCTAGAGCGGGGCGAACGGACGTTCGAGGATATCGCCGCGCCACCGATGACGCTCGCCGCGACGACGAACGTCAGCGACGCGTTCGACCAGTTCCAGACCCAAGAGCAGGAACTCGCGTTGGTGCTCGAAGACGGCGAGGTGGTCGGTCTCCTGACGGCGACGGACGCGCTGGAGGCGGTGATGGGCGAGCTCGAAGACCCGCTCGACCGAGCGTACGGCGACAGCAGCTGA
- a CDS encoding putative ATP-dependent zinc protease, translated as MTADEQGSVSVGVLSLHNSKETKAILNAVEDLGHDPVWLRRENTTVSIEDSEVTVDPDVDVVANRLLLSTTNEPAELLGLATTFNRIRPMLNEPDAVLTAIHKFATAATLADWNVRVPDAFLALSNDRLNSGRERFGDVGVYKTAIGTHGGGTWKVDLTEPVNPRVGNRQAFLQDLVERDENEHRDLRVYVVDGDIVGAMYRYAPEGEWRTNVALGGAVADAASDLPEAAAETALYTTEVMGLDYAGVDLIEGDDGWFVLEINPTAGFKGLYEATGTSPAPYVAKLAIERAGGSVDEERVENLAATLDDSTPACKPRTTPPQQEDLPIIGYIEEVVVSGTSGSTQVKAKSDTGATRTSIDTGLAADIGAGPIKSMTRVKSGSVKSGKARPVVDLVIGIGGMQHTVTASVEDRSHMDYPLLLGRDVLEHYRVDVRRRADDDERDAGEILEE; from the coding sequence ATGACAGCCGACGAACAGGGCTCGGTCAGCGTCGGGGTGTTGTCCCTCCACAACAGCAAGGAGACGAAGGCCATTCTGAACGCGGTCGAGGACCTCGGCCACGACCCGGTGTGGCTGCGCCGCGAGAACACGACCGTCAGCATCGAGGACAGCGAGGTGACGGTCGACCCGGACGTGGACGTGGTGGCCAACCGCCTCCTGCTGTCGACGACGAACGAACCGGCGGAGCTGCTGGGGTTGGCAACGACGTTCAACCGCATCCGCCCCATGCTGAACGAACCCGACGCGGTGCTGACCGCGATTCACAAGTTCGCGACGGCGGCGACGCTCGCGGACTGGAACGTCCGCGTCCCCGACGCCTTCCTCGCCCTGTCGAACGACCGCCTCAACAGCGGCCGCGAACGCTTCGGCGACGTGGGAGTCTACAAGACGGCCATCGGCACTCACGGCGGCGGGACGTGGAAGGTCGACCTCACCGAACCGGTCAACCCGCGAGTCGGCAACCGACAGGCGTTCCTGCAGGACCTCGTCGAACGCGACGAGAACGAACACCGCGACCTCCGGGTGTACGTCGTCGACGGCGACATCGTGGGCGCGATGTATCGCTACGCGCCGGAGGGGGAGTGGCGCACCAACGTCGCCCTCGGCGGCGCCGTGGCCGACGCGGCCTCGGACCTCCCCGAAGCGGCAGCGGAGACGGCGCTCTACACGACCGAAGTGATGGGACTGGACTACGCTGGCGTCGACCTCATCGAGGGCGACGACGGCTGGTTCGTCCTCGAAATCAACCCGACGGCGGGGTTCAAGGGGCTGTACGAGGCGACGGGGACCAGCCCCGCCCCCTACGTGGCGAAACTCGCCATCGAACGCGCCGGCGGGTCGGTCGACGAGGAACGCGTCGAGAACCTCGCGGCGACGCTCGACGACTCGACGCCCGCCTGCAAACCCCGCACTACCCCGCCCCAACAGGAGGACCTCCCCATCATCGGCTACATCGAGGAAGTCGTCGTCAGCGGCACCAGCGGGTCGACACAGGTGAAAGCGAAATCCGACACGGGGGCGACGCGGACGAGCATCGACACCGGCCTCGCCGCCGACATCGGCGCCGGCCCCATCAAGAGCATGACGCGCGTGAAATCGGGGAGCGTCAAGTCCGGGAAGGCCCGGCCTGTGGTCGACCTCGTCATCGGCATCGGCGGGATGCAACACACCGTCACCGCGAGCGTCGAGGACCGGAGTCACATGGACTACCCGCTCCTCCTCGGGCGGGACGTGCTCGAGCACTACCGCGTCGACGTGCGGCGACGGGCGGACGACGACGAGCGAGACGCGGGCGAGATACTCGAGGAGTAA
- the gpmI gene encoding 2,3-bisphosphoglycerate-independent phosphoglycerate mutase — MDAALVILDGWGLDGSERNAVSTADTPTFDRLFDTGAAGVLDVSGRRVGLPDGQMGNSEVGHLNIGAGRVVTQPLARIDDAIDRGGTDADTADDAVDDGSFFENDALCGAVDHVAETGGRLHVMGLVSTGGVHSHQRHLHALIELAARNDVAAVTHAFTDGRDTAPTDGVDFLDELTAVADEHGTGDVATVTGRYYAMDRDSNWDRTKRAYDAIVNREADHVESTAVDAIEAAYDRDETDEFVEPTLIEGGAEIRDGDAIVFANFRADRARQLVRLLAGVDPEWSFSLDQPDTHLVTMTAYDERFDFPVAFPPVELTDTLGEVLSKAGKTQLRIAESEKYAHVTYFLNGGREVEFEGEHRHIVESPDVPTYDHKPEMSAAAVTDAAIEHIEAENPDVLVLNYANPDMVGHTGDFDAAIEAVEAVDATLARLVDAVHDADGHALVTADHGNAESMGESDDPHTAHTRNEVPFIYAAPGADPSGGRRVRDGGSLCDVAPTLLELVGVEKPAAMTGESLLE, encoded by the coding sequence ATGGACGCCGCGTTGGTCATCCTCGATGGCTGGGGGCTCGACGGCTCGGAGCGAAACGCCGTCTCGACCGCCGACACACCGACGTTCGACCGGCTCTTCGACACCGGAGCCGCGGGCGTACTCGACGTCTCCGGCCGCCGGGTCGGTCTCCCCGACGGACAGATGGGCAACAGCGAAGTGGGCCACCTCAACATCGGCGCCGGGCGCGTCGTTACCCAACCCCTCGCGCGCATCGACGACGCCATCGACCGCGGCGGCACCGACGCCGACACTGCAGATGACGCCGTCGACGACGGCTCCTTCTTCGAGAACGACGCCCTCTGTGGCGCCGTCGACCACGTCGCCGAGACGGGCGGCCGCCTCCACGTCATGGGCCTCGTCAGCACCGGCGGCGTTCACTCCCACCAGCGCCACCTCCACGCACTCATCGAACTCGCCGCCCGCAACGACGTGGCGGCGGTCACGCACGCCTTCACCGACGGCCGCGACACGGCGCCGACCGACGGCGTCGACTTCCTCGACGAACTCACTGCCGTCGCCGACGAACACGGCACCGGCGACGTGGCCACCGTCACTGGCCGGTACTACGCGATGGACCGCGACAGCAACTGGGACCGGACGAAACGCGCCTACGACGCCATCGTGAACCGCGAGGCCGACCACGTCGAATCGACGGCCGTCGACGCAATCGAGGCCGCCTACGACCGCGACGAAACCGACGAGTTCGTCGAACCGACGCTCATCGAGGGCGGGGCGGAGATACGGGACGGCGACGCCATCGTCTTCGCCAACTTCCGCGCCGACCGAGCCAGACAGCTCGTCCGCCTCCTCGCCGGCGTCGACCCCGAGTGGTCGTTCTCGCTCGACCAACCCGACACGCATCTCGTGACGATGACCGCCTACGACGAGCGGTTCGACTTCCCCGTTGCCTTCCCGCCGGTCGAACTGACCGACACGCTCGGCGAGGTGCTCTCGAAGGCGGGCAAGACGCAACTCCGCATCGCCGAGTCCGAGAAATACGCCCACGTCACCTACTTCCTCAACGGCGGGCGCGAGGTGGAGTTCGAGGGCGAACACCGCCACATCGTCGAGAGCCCGGACGTGCCGACCTACGACCACAAGCCGGAGATGAGCGCCGCCGCCGTCACCGACGCGGCCATCGAACACATCGAGGCCGAGAATCCGGACGTGCTGGTGTTGAACTACGCCAATCCCGACATGGTGGGCCACACGGGCGACTTCGACGCCGCCATCGAAGCCGTCGAAGCCGTCGACGCCACCCTCGCGCGACTGGTCGACGCCGTCCACGATGCCGACGGTCACGCCCTCGTCACCGCCGACCACGGCAACGCCGAGTCGATGGGTGAGTCCGACGACCCCCACACCGCGCACACGCGAAACGAAGTCCCGTTCATCTACGCCGCCCCGGGCGCCGACCCCTCCGGCGGGCGTCGCGTCCGCGACGGTGGCTCGCTGTGTGACGTGGCGCCGACTCTCCTCGAACTCGTCGGCGTTGAGAAACCGGCGGCGATGACCGGCGAGTCGCTACTGGAGTGA
- a CDS encoding VTT domain-containing protein — translation MHRRSRLLAGVALVAAVVVLGVLVSPAVVLARLAWVVADPLRLLVALTLVALVRPLFAWPTTLIAVVAGYGFGLRGFPVALALVVVTSLPPYWVAARGAGTGSVAAAGERLVAEAGALRGVAGSRLLPLPSDVVSAGAGVAGVPVRAFALGTALGEVPWVAAGVVAGDSFATLDAVSLSAVLDPRVVVGASLLALLALAGPVYRTYERA, via the coding sequence ATGCACCGTCGCAGTCGCCTCCTCGCGGGCGTCGCGCTGGTCGCCGCAGTTGTCGTCCTCGGCGTCCTCGTCTCGCCGGCGGTGGTGCTCGCCCGACTGGCGTGGGTGGTGGCGGACCCGCTTCGACTGCTGGTCGCGCTCACGTTGGTCGCGCTGGTCCGCCCCCTGTTCGCGTGGCCGACGACGCTCATCGCCGTCGTCGCGGGCTACGGGTTCGGCCTCCGCGGCTTTCCGGTCGCGCTGGCGCTCGTCGTCGTGACGAGTCTCCCGCCGTACTGGGTGGCCGCCCGCGGCGCCGGCACGGGGAGCGTCGCCGCCGCGGGGGAGCGACTCGTCGCGGAAGCGGGCGCGCTTCGGGGCGTCGCCGGGAGTCGGCTCCTCCCCCTGCCGTCGGACGTGGTGTCGGCCGGCGCGGGCGTCGCGGGCGTCCCGGTGCGCGCGTTCGCACTCGGGACGGCGCTCGGCGAGGTGCCGTGGGTCGCGGCGGGCGTCGTCGCCGGCGACTCCTTCGCCACCCTCGACGCGGTGTCGCTGAGCGCCGTCCTCGACCCGCGTGTCGTCGTCGGGGCGTCGCTCCTCGCACTCCTAGCGCTGGCGGGGCCGGTCTACCGAACGTACGAACGGGCGTGA
- a CDS encoding DUF5830 family protein, whose amino-acid sequence MTEDRVELALDLLATLDDESLPLSAVVDRIETVTTDPTLVRTVLDEAEVRGIIERDDGHVRMQRDGFVRFERDVVTREGDYDCRRCGASISTGHFVRLDTGELGPFGSSCVRKVLGRD is encoded by the coding sequence GTGACCGAGGACCGAGTCGAACTCGCGCTCGACTTGCTCGCCACTCTCGACGACGAGTCGCTCCCGCTGTCGGCCGTCGTCGACCGTATCGAGACGGTGACGACCGACCCGACGCTCGTTCGGACGGTCCTCGACGAGGCGGAGGTGCGCGGCATCATCGAACGCGACGACGGCCACGTCCGGATGCAGCGAGACGGCTTCGTCCGCTTCGAGCGCGACGTGGTGACCCGAGAGGGCGACTACGACTGCCGGCGCTGCGGGGCGTCGATATCGACCGGCCACTTCGTCAGGCTCGATACCGGCGAACTCGGGCCGTTCGGCTCCTCCTGTGTGCGAAAAGTGCTGGGTCGGGACTAG
- a CDS encoding DUF7115 domain-containing protein, producing the protein MSLPEIVQSALDDESVAARVGLGGDDLLLVTPTRTLVYRAEGLLSDETVAEYPHDAERVGVSEGRRKAEITLDYGLDGEESFSVPTSRLDQVLHPVLAGILNARGITDSGETVKQTFRFSELTIVVTSARVVRHIGAAVWDEDYEAYHFDGVTDLDFEEGSVATSVVITVDGGQERFKAPNEQARALRETLVDAVCEYHGVEDVDALRRTAAADDDDSAEPSDRVSFGDGPDPLDTSGVDGDIEEERDQAETSERREASAASDGEFGDSDFESASVDDDVAQELAELRSVIEAQNERLDRQEETIQQLIEELRQGR; encoded by the coding sequence ATGAGTCTGCCGGAAATCGTCCAGTCTGCCCTCGACGACGAGTCGGTGGCGGCGCGGGTGGGGTTGGGTGGCGACGACCTGCTGCTCGTGACCCCGACGCGGACGCTCGTCTACCGGGCGGAGGGGTTGCTCTCCGACGAGACGGTCGCGGAGTACCCACACGACGCCGAACGCGTCGGTGTCTCCGAGGGGCGCCGAAAGGCCGAAATCACGCTCGATTACGGACTCGACGGCGAGGAGTCGTTCTCGGTGCCCACGTCGCGACTCGACCAAGTGCTCCACCCGGTCCTCGCCGGCATCCTGAACGCCCGCGGCATCACCGACTCGGGCGAGACGGTCAAACAGACCTTCCGGTTCAGTGAGTTGACCATCGTCGTCACGAGCGCTCGCGTCGTCCGCCACATCGGCGCCGCCGTCTGGGACGAAGACTACGAGGCGTACCACTTCGACGGCGTGACCGACCTCGATTTCGAGGAGGGGAGCGTCGCCACCTCGGTGGTCATCACCGTCGACGGCGGGCAGGAGCGGTTCAAAGCACCCAACGAGCAAGCGCGGGCGCTACGCGAGACGCTCGTCGACGCGGTGTGTGAGTACCACGGCGTCGAAGACGTGGACGCACTCCGCCGGACGGCGGCGGCCGACGACGACGACTCCGCCGAGCCGAGCGACCGCGTCTCGTTCGGTGACGGCCCCGACCCGCTGGATACGAGCGGCGTCGACGGCGACATCGAGGAGGAGCGCGACCAAGCGGAGACGAGCGAGCGCCGAGAGGCGTCCGCAGCCAGTGACGGCGAGTTCGGCGACTCGGACTTCGAGTCGGCGAGCGTCGACGACGACGTGGCGCAGGAACTCGCGGAACTCCGGTCGGTAATCGAAGCGCAGAACGAACGCCTCGACCGGCAGGAAGAGACCATCCAGCAGCTGATCGAGGAACTCCGGCAGGGACGCTAG